From the genome of Bacteroidales bacterium:
CAAACCATCGATCGAACGATAGAATACAGTGCCGACCTGAAGCCTTTTGAAGAAGTGCATTATGCTCCCGCAGCTCCGGGACGCATCAACAAAATCTATGTTGAAATTGGCAGCTATGTAACCAAAGGACAAAAACTTGCCGAAATGGATCAGACACAACTGGTGCAGGCACGCACACAGCTGGCCAACGCAAAGTTTAACTTTAGCCGCATCGATACACTCTACAGCCTGGGCAGTATCTCCGAGCAGCAGTACGAACAAGCCAAAACACAATATGAACTGGCTACATCGAATGTTGGATATCTTTCGGAAAACACTTCGCTGGTGTCGCCCATCAATGGGATAGTTACGGCCAAATATTACGAAGACGGCGAACTTTATTCGGGAGCGCCCAACACGCCTGCAGGCAAATCGGCTATTGTTTCGCTGATGCAGATAAAACCGCTGAAAGCCTTCGTGAATGTTTCACAAAGTTTTTTCCCACAAATTCGTACCGATCAGCAAGTTGTAATCACCACCGACATTTATCCCGAAAAGGAATTCAAGGGCAAAGTTTATCGCATACATCCTACCATCGATGCTGCTACACGCACATTTCGGGTAGAGATATTGGTGGAAAATGATGCGCAAATTTTGCGGCCAGGCATGTTTGCCAATATAGAGATCAAGCTACAAAAAGT
Proteins encoded in this window:
- a CDS encoding efflux RND transporter periplasmic adaptor subunit — translated: MKMYLKKLTKKIATPMRMAVLVAATTLLVSSCDQGSSDDATVESEREFPVTVEPVGIQTIDRTIEYSADLKPFEEVHYAPAAPGRINKIYVEIGSYVTKGQKLAEMDQTQLVQARTQLANAKFNFSRIDTLYSLGSISEQQYEQAKTQYELATSNVGYLSENTSLVSPINGIVTAKYYEDGELYSGAPNTPAGKSAIVSLMQIKPLKAFVNVSQSFFPQIRTDQQVVITTDIYPEKEFKGKVYRIHPTIDAATRTFRVEILVENDAQILRPGMFANIEIKLQKVEALMVPAISILKQEGTNNRFIFLAENGTARQIRVEIGKRIDDMIELQANGVQPGAQLIVQGQANLLNGSKIKVVNK